From a single Corynebacterium kroppenstedtii DSM 44385 genomic region:
- the dapE gene encoding succinyl-diaminopimelate desuccinylase: MIDLTQHPIDLTRALVDIESVSKNEKNIADAVEAALRAVAASADEANDITVERFNNTVMAKTNRGLPSRVVLAGHLDTVPIADNVPSTRGTDKDGRDTLFGCGTVDMKSGDGVFLHAFAQLAESPDLTRDMTIIMYEAEEIAATENGLRKLAEHSPEWLQGDIAILGEPSGAVIEAGCQGSVRVKVTALGERAHSARSWLGDNAMHKLAPVIARAAGHDGDKIVEIDGLEYHEGFNIVMCESGVATNTIPDEAWMFVNYRFAPGKSTQQALDETFAIIGVGTPDNPEPGFRLDIDDESPGALPGLHHAAAAELIEVTGGNVRAKYGWTDVARFAAMGIPAVNFGPGDPAFAHKKDEQCPVEMITDVSDQIMAYLTSK; this comes from the coding sequence GTGATTGACCTGACTCAGCACCCTATTGATCTCACCAGGGCACTCGTTGACATTGAGAGTGTCTCTAAGAATGAAAAAAATATTGCCGACGCCGTCGAGGCAGCGCTGCGAGCCGTCGCTGCGTCCGCCGACGAGGCGAACGACATAACGGTTGAGCGTTTTAATAACACCGTGATGGCCAAAACCAACCGAGGTTTGCCCTCACGCGTGGTTTTGGCAGGCCACCTGGACACTGTGCCCATTGCCGACAACGTCCCCTCCACGCGGGGCACGGACAAGGACGGCCGCGACACACTCTTCGGCTGCGGAACCGTCGACATGAAGTCGGGGGATGGGGTGTTCCTCCATGCCTTTGCCCAATTAGCCGAGTCGCCAGACCTGACCCGCGACATGACGATCATCATGTATGAAGCGGAGGAAATCGCGGCCACAGAAAATGGGCTGAGGAAATTAGCTGAACATTCCCCGGAGTGGTTACAGGGCGATATCGCCATCTTGGGCGAACCCTCGGGTGCCGTGATCGAGGCGGGATGCCAAGGCAGTGTCCGCGTGAAAGTGACCGCCTTGGGGGAGCGCGCTCACTCCGCCCGATCGTGGCTAGGAGACAATGCCATGCACAAGCTGGCCCCAGTCATCGCGCGGGCTGCTGGCCATGATGGGGATAAAATCGTCGAGATCGACGGCTTGGAGTACCACGAAGGCTTCAACATCGTGATGTGCGAATCGGGAGTGGCCACCAACACGATCCCCGACGAAGCGTGGATGTTCGTCAACTACCGTTTCGCGCCGGGAAAGTCGACACAGCAAGCGTTGGATGAGACCTTCGCGATTATCGGTGTCGGCACTCCCGATAATCCGGAACCTGGTTTCCGCCTTGATATCGACGATGAATCGCCGGGTGCGCTGCCGGGCTTGCACCATGCCGCCGCTGCCGAGCTCATTGAGGTGACCGGTGGGAATGTGCGCGCGAAGTATGGGTGGACGGATGTTGCTCGCTTTGCTGCGATGGGGATTCCTGCAGTGAATTTTGGCCCGGGTGATCCGGCCTTTGCTCATAAAAAAGATGAGCAGTGCCCAGTGGAAATGATTACCGACGTATCAGACCAGATCATGGCTTATCTGACGAGTAAGTGA
- a CDS encoding LOG family protein — MMGGKDDDRGHLRFRGPVVFRDRGGKAHDHTHARSTTDQRLLDVQKDADWLHTDPWRVLRIQSEFVEGFGALAEIPRAVTVFGSARAEVDSPYYKKGVEVGRALHEAGYGVITGGGPGLMEAANRGCAEAGGLSIGLGIELPHEQNLNAWVNLGLNFRYFFVRKTMFLKYSQAFVCLPGGFGTMDELFEALVLVQTGKVTRYPIVLIGTEFWSGLVEWIRDRLISEKMVSPDDPDLFLVTDDVEEAVGYITTKHEGFVEELGRRLEENSLSHSQRAGILRSVGKLAEDGDASSSEPSTGDASDQDPSDGGSSRDA; from the coding sequence ATGATGGGCGGGAAGGACGACGATCGAGGCCATCTGCGGTTCCGTGGCCCGGTGGTGTTTCGCGATCGCGGCGGCAAAGCGCATGACCACACTCACGCACGATCCACCACCGACCAGCGCCTTTTGGACGTTCAGAAGGATGCGGATTGGCTGCACACCGATCCGTGGCGGGTCTTGCGCATTCAAAGTGAGTTCGTCGAAGGATTCGGCGCTCTTGCTGAGATTCCCCGCGCGGTCACCGTATTTGGTTCGGCGCGCGCTGAAGTCGATTCGCCGTACTATAAGAAAGGCGTTGAGGTCGGTCGCGCGCTGCATGAAGCCGGCTACGGTGTCATCACCGGCGGTGGCCCGGGGCTGATGGAAGCGGCGAATCGTGGTTGCGCGGAGGCCGGTGGATTGTCCATTGGCCTGGGCATTGAGCTTCCTCATGAGCAGAACTTGAATGCCTGGGTCAATCTTGGTTTGAATTTCCGTTACTTCTTCGTCCGCAAGACAATGTTCCTGAAATATTCCCAGGCATTCGTGTGCCTCCCGGGTGGTTTCGGGACGATGGACGAGCTGTTCGAAGCCCTGGTTCTGGTCCAAACCGGGAAGGTGACTCGATACCCCATTGTACTGATTGGGACCGAGTTCTGGTCGGGCTTGGTGGAGTGGATTCGGGATCGCCTGATTAGTGAAAAGATGGTGTCGCCCGACGACCCAGATCTCTTCCTCGTGACGGACGATGTCGAGGAGGCCGTGGGCTACATTACGACGAAGCACGAAGGTTTTGTGGAGGAATTGGGGCGGCGGTTAGAGGAAAACAGTCTTTCTCATTCGCAGCGGGCTGGAATTTTGCGCAGTGTAGGGAAGCTCGCTGAGGACGGTGATGCGTCCAGCTCGGAGCCGTCTACCGGCGATGCGTCTGACCAAGACCCCTCCGATGGTGGCTCCTCTCGTGACGCATAA
- a CDS encoding PIG-L family deacetylase — translation MSDLRGLRVMAVHAHPDDEALWTGGLLAHLSRRGADVRVVTCTLGEQGEVIGEPMQGLIADEADMLGGFRYRELEDSLRILGVNGVHHRPCVLGGVGCWRDSGMVGTPSADHPRAFVKSGQQAVDALKALMSEFCPDIVVTYGPDGGYGHPDHIRAHEITHAAVAELPHTSAPELGGDNTDLFSAVLARRHGGRETSADHGIPDPVVLWAVRGETALKQAGRAISRIPDGWVAPSGMDFSFVDGAAGAVDSASSEKTPDKITEPDLAFVPDDLVDLAVQLSDADIEAQANAMAAHATQLWIADGRQSWTNPESAWAVSDPTVAPKVFALSNRIAQPLMREEHYVVAYGGSGPWAKTTPARYAYDSSVVRARGRSAFSLDQADEGAAHDTSEQSGQRR, via the coding sequence TGATGGCCGTTCATGCCCACCCCGACGACGAAGCCCTGTGGACCGGTGGTTTATTAGCGCACCTGTCCCGGCGCGGCGCTGATGTTCGCGTGGTCACGTGCACGTTGGGGGAGCAAGGTGAGGTCATTGGAGAGCCGATGCAGGGCCTCATTGCTGACGAAGCCGACATGTTGGGCGGCTTTCGTTATCGGGAGCTTGAGGATTCGCTCCGGATCCTGGGCGTGAATGGTGTTCACCATCGCCCCTGTGTGTTGGGCGGTGTGGGTTGCTGGCGGGACTCGGGGATGGTGGGAACGCCGTCGGCGGATCACCCGCGCGCATTCGTGAAGTCCGGGCAGCAGGCTGTTGATGCGCTCAAGGCCCTGATGAGCGAGTTCTGCCCCGACATCGTGGTCACTTATGGGCCTGATGGTGGTTACGGGCATCCCGATCATATCCGTGCTCATGAGATCACTCATGCAGCTGTTGCAGAGCTGCCCCATACGTCCGCGCCTGAATTAGGTGGCGATAATACGGATCTGTTCTCTGCAGTTCTGGCACGCCGTCACGGTGGCCGCGAGACTTCTGCGGACCATGGCATTCCGGATCCTGTTGTTCTTTGGGCAGTCCGTGGCGAAACAGCTCTCAAACAGGCGGGTCGCGCGATCTCTCGTATTCCTGATGGATGGGTTGCCCCCAGCGGGATGGATTTCAGTTTTGTCGACGGCGCCGCGGGGGCCGTCGACTCTGCGTCCTCGGAGAAAACCCCGGACAAGATCACTGAGCCAGATCTTGCCTTCGTCCCCGACGATCTGGTGGACCTCGCCGTGCAGTTGAGTGATGCGGATATCGAGGCGCAGGCCAATGCGATGGCTGCTCATGCCACGCAATTGTGGATCGCCGATGGCCGGCAGAGCTGGACAAACCCCGAATCCGCATGGGCGGTCAGCGATCCCACTGTGGCCCCGAAGGTATTTGCACTCTCCAACCGTATTGCTCAACCGCTGATGAGAGAAGAACACTATGTGGTGGCGTACGGTGGAAGCGGCCCGTGGGCGAAAACCACACCGGCCCGCTACGCGTATGATTCCTCAGTCGTGCGCGCACGAGGACGGAGTGCGTTTTCATTAGATCAGGCAGATGAGGGAGCAGCACACGATACATCCGAGCAGTCTGGTCAGCGTCGATAA
- the fdxA gene encoding ferredoxin encodes MAYTIAEPCVDVKDKACVEECPVDCIYEGVRSLYIHPDECVDCGACEPVCPVEAIFYEDDVPDEWIDYNDANAAFFDDLGSPGGAARLGPQDFDAPLIAELPPQA; translated from the coding sequence ATGGCTTACACCATCGCGGAACCGTGCGTTGACGTGAAGGATAAGGCATGTGTTGAAGAATGCCCGGTTGACTGCATCTACGAGGGCGTTCGCAGTCTGTACATCCACCCAGACGAATGCGTCGATTGCGGGGCATGCGAACCGGTGTGCCCCGTGGAGGCGATCTTCTACGAGGACGACGTCCCCGATGAGTGGATCGACTACAACGACGCGAACGCCGCGTTCTTCGACGATCTCGGATCGCCGGGTGGTGCTGCCCGGCTGGGGCCACAGGACTTCGACGCGCCCCTCATCGCAGAGCTTCCGCCGCAAGCCTAG
- the dapD gene encoding 2,3,4,5-tetrahydropyridine-2,6-dicarboxylate N-succinyltransferase: protein MTSFLTTGAIADGLATITDDGIVLDSWFPSPSLSDDISETTTTELGSDAPEELAAAAHSDEDRQVRRVAIRTQIKDLSTPPIDAYDAYLRLHLLSHRIARPHTVNVEGIFGKLTNVVWTNYGPCSTENFESTRARLSTRGPVTVFSVDKFPRMVDYVMPSGVRIGDADRVRLGAHVAPGTTVMHEGFVNFNAGTLGHSMVEGRISGGVVVDDGTDIGGGASIMGTLSGGGKEVISIGQRCLLGANSGVGISLGNDCVVEAGLYITYGTKVVARGPVADAMGLKDSSPIKAAQLSGANNILFRRNSLSGSVEAVAWQSSTVTLNDDLHAN, encoded by the coding sequence ATGACTTCATTTTTAACTACAGGTGCCATTGCCGATGGTCTTGCCACCATCACCGACGACGGAATCGTGTTGGATTCGTGGTTCCCGTCCCCGTCTCTCAGCGACGACATCAGCGAAACCACCACCACTGAGCTCGGTTCCGACGCCCCCGAGGAACTCGCTGCGGCGGCACACAGCGATGAAGATCGCCAGGTGCGCCGTGTCGCGATCCGTACTCAGATTAAAGACCTCTCAACCCCGCCCATCGATGCTTACGACGCCTACCTGCGCCTTCACCTTTTATCTCACCGCATCGCACGCCCCCACACCGTGAACGTGGAGGGCATCTTCGGCAAACTGACCAACGTCGTGTGGACGAATTACGGCCCCTGCTCCACCGAAAACTTCGAATCAACGCGCGCGCGGCTCTCAACCCGCGGCCCCGTCACCGTGTTCTCCGTAGATAAATTCCCGCGCATGGTGGATTACGTCATGCCCAGCGGTGTCCGAATTGGCGACGCTGACCGTGTCCGCCTGGGGGCACACGTAGCGCCCGGTACCACGGTCATGCACGAGGGCTTCGTCAACTTCAACGCCGGCACACTCGGGCACTCCATGGTGGAGGGACGAATCTCCGGCGGCGTCGTCGTTGATGACGGCACCGATATCGGCGGTGGAGCCTCCATCATGGGGACTCTGTCCGGCGGCGGCAAAGAGGTCATCTCTATTGGGCAGCGCTGCCTCCTGGGAGCCAACTCCGGTGTCGGGATTTCCCTCGGTAATGACTGCGTTGTCGAAGCCGGACTGTACATCACGTACGGCACCAAGGTTGTTGCCCGGGGACCCGTCGCGGACGCGATGGGGCTGAAGGACAGCTCACCGATTAAGGCCGCTCAGCTCTCCGGTGCGAACAACATCTTGTTCCGCCGCAATTCCCTGTCGGGATCCGTCGAAGCCGTTGCATGGCAGTCCTCCACGGTGACGCTGAATGACGACCTTCACGCGAATTAA
- a CDS encoding DivIVA domain-containing protein: MLYWIVTLIVLIVVSAGLWWVFSSLFGRGEELGPAERPDERKDLEPGATVGPDELSTIRFSLSFRGYSPREVDMALQRAKEHMIELEHDRDRYRRRADDAEEQLKASGAGTASTNDAGAAEGTANTGSAPVGFQSDGAQSTHGSAEAADHGEASHAGDAHVDDRHQNSVAHQHSVKTNRAQGKRKKKRK; encoded by the coding sequence GTGCTGTATTGGATCGTGACCCTCATTGTCCTCATCGTTGTCTCTGCCGGTTTGTGGTGGGTGTTCTCCTCCTTGTTCGGCCGGGGAGAAGAATTAGGCCCCGCCGAACGCCCTGATGAGCGGAAAGACTTAGAACCCGGCGCCACCGTTGGTCCCGATGAATTGTCGACGATCCGCTTTTCCTTGTCCTTCCGCGGTTATTCCCCGCGCGAAGTTGATATGGCGCTGCAACGCGCCAAGGAACACATGATCGAGCTGGAGCACGACCGCGATCGTTATCGACGTCGCGCTGATGACGCAGAAGAACAGTTGAAGGCCTCGGGTGCGGGCACGGCGTCCACCAACGACGCGGGCGCTGCCGAGGGCACAGCGAACACAGGAAGTGCACCTGTAGGATTCCAATCGGACGGGGCTCAGTCCACGCATGGTTCAGCCGAAGCCGCAGATCATGGAGAGGCGTCGCACGCCGGGGACGCGCACGTCGACGACCGTCACCAGAACTCCGTCGCGCACCAGCACTCCGTGAAGACGAACCGTGCTCAGGGGAAGCGGAAGAAAAAGCGCAAGTAA
- the dapC gene encoding succinyldiaminopimelate transaminase — protein MAHPPRIVRSSLLPDFPWDSLADARAKAESHPDGFINLSMGTPVDPVSPAAQLGLAENSGAPGYPQTVGTQELRQTIVDAMTRRYGIIPLDPERQVLPVIGTKEAIAWLPYLLGLGEGHTVVIPELAYPTYEVGALLAGASIVRADSTFQLGPQAPTLMYINSPSNPTGKVLGLEHLRKVVSWARERDVIVVSDECYLGLGWTTNANGVRGERPTQPVSLLHPDVCDGDTTNLIAVHSLSKTSNMASYRSGWLAGDEKLIHELLAVRKHAGFMVPQPIQAATVAALKDDGFEQLQREIYRNRREILAAALRDAGFTIDNSEAGLYLWSTRDEPCRDTVDWFAERGILVAPGEFYGPKGVKHVRVALTGTDDQITAAAQRIAG, from the coding sequence ATGGCGCACCCGCCCCGTATTGTTCGTTCGTCTTTGCTTCCGGATTTCCCGTGGGATTCCCTCGCGGATGCTCGCGCGAAGGCCGAATCTCACCCGGATGGGTTCATCAACTTGTCGATGGGAACACCCGTCGATCCGGTGTCTCCTGCTGCTCAGCTGGGCCTGGCAGAAAACTCAGGGGCTCCCGGCTATCCGCAAACCGTCGGCACGCAGGAGTTGAGGCAGACCATTGTCGACGCGATGACTCGTCGCTACGGCATCATCCCGCTTGATCCTGAGCGGCAGGTTTTGCCGGTGATCGGGACGAAGGAAGCGATTGCGTGGCTGCCATATCTTTTGGGGTTGGGCGAAGGGCACACCGTCGTGATCCCGGAGCTCGCTTACCCGACGTACGAGGTCGGTGCCTTGTTGGCGGGGGCGTCGATTGTCCGGGCGGATTCCACTTTCCAGCTTGGCCCGCAGGCGCCGACGCTGATGTACATCAATTCGCCCTCAAACCCGACGGGCAAAGTTCTGGGCCTTGAGCACCTTCGGAAAGTTGTGTCCTGGGCTCGGGAACGTGACGTCATCGTCGTCTCTGATGAGTGTTACTTGGGCCTGGGGTGGACGACGAATGCCAACGGTGTTCGCGGTGAACGGCCCACGCAACCGGTGTCTCTTTTGCACCCCGATGTGTGCGATGGGGATACCACCAACCTGATCGCGGTTCATTCGCTATCGAAGACGTCGAACATGGCGTCGTATCGCTCTGGTTGGTTGGCGGGCGATGAAAAGCTCATCCACGAGCTGCTGGCGGTCCGCAAGCACGCGGGTTTCATGGTTCCTCAACCGATTCAGGCTGCCACTGTCGCAGCGTTGAAGGATGACGGCTTTGAGCAGCTCCAGCGGGAGATTTACCGGAACCGTCGTGAGATCCTCGCCGCGGCTCTCCGTGATGCTGGTTTTACTATCGACAATTCCGAAGCTGGCCTGTACTTGTGGTCCACTCGCGACGAGCCATGCCGTGACACCGTCGATTGGTTTGCAGAGCGCGGAATCCTCGTGGCCCCGGGCGAATTCTACGGCCCGAAAGGTGTTAAGCACGTCCGCGTTGCGTTGACGGGCACCGATGATCAGATCACCGCTGCAGCCCAGCGGATCGCGGGGTAG
- the folP gene encoding dihydropteroate synthase: MAIVNRTPDSFYDKGATFTDDAALAWVRSCVDAGAEIIDIGGVKAGRGDPVSIAEEIDRVVPFVSAVREEFPSVHISVDTYRAPVGEAAITAGADLINDTWAGADPELVEVAGHYHRGYVCSHTGGMEPRTLPRRVHYDDLVGDVIRSTTQRAKHAVNCGVPEDKVLIDPTHDFGKNTFHSLALVRHARDLVSTGWPVLMALSNKDFVGETVGRPVDQRLAGTLAATALAAAQGVSVFRVHEVAENLDACRMALAVQGVIPPYATTRGVE; this comes from the coding sequence ATGGCGATCGTTAATCGCACTCCCGACTCTTTTTATGACAAGGGAGCAACGTTTACCGACGACGCAGCCCTGGCGTGGGTTAGAAGCTGTGTCGACGCCGGCGCGGAGATCATTGATATCGGTGGTGTCAAAGCGGGCCGGGGTGATCCTGTCTCGATCGCTGAGGAGATCGATAGGGTGGTGCCCTTCGTTTCTGCTGTGCGTGAGGAATTTCCCTCGGTTCACATCAGTGTGGATACCTATCGTGCCCCGGTCGGGGAGGCTGCAATTACCGCTGGTGCGGATCTGATTAACGATACGTGGGCAGGCGCAGACCCCGAGCTCGTCGAAGTCGCTGGCCATTATCACCGGGGCTATGTGTGTTCGCACACGGGAGGGATGGAGCCGCGCACGTTGCCACGCCGTGTTCATTATGACGACCTAGTCGGGGACGTTATCCGCTCCACGACACAACGCGCGAAACACGCGGTGAACTGCGGCGTTCCCGAGGACAAAGTCCTCATCGACCCGACCCACGACTTCGGGAAGAACACTTTCCACAGTTTGGCGTTGGTACGTCATGCTCGCGATCTCGTGTCGACGGGGTGGCCGGTGCTCATGGCCCTATCGAATAAGGACTTCGTGGGAGAAACTGTCGGGCGTCCGGTGGACCAGCGATTGGCAGGTACTCTGGCGGCAACCGCCCTGGCAGCAGCGCAGGGTGTGTCCGTATTTCGTGTTCACGAAGTGGCCGAAAACCTGGATGCGTGCCGCATGGCATTGGCCGTGCAGGGCGTTATTCCGCCGTATGCGACGACTCGCGGTGTGGAGTGA
- a CDS encoding DUF3117 domain-containing protein has translation MAAMKPRTGDGPMEAVEEGRKIVMRIPTDGGGRLVVELNHEEAGELASVLSEAAG, from the coding sequence ATGGCAGCAATGAAGCCCCGGACCGGTGATGGCCCGATGGAAGCAGTTGAAGAAGGACGCAAGATTGTGATGCGTATTCCAACTGACGGTGGCGGCCGTTTGGTCGTCGAACTTAACCACGAGGAAGCCGGTGAGCTTGCCTCGGTATTATCAGAAGCTGCTGGTTAG
- a CDS encoding amino acid permease, whose protein sequence is MTNNASQGDESSDSTSQLGHGLKVRHLTMMGLGSAIGAGLFLGTGVGIKAAGPAVLISYIVAGFLVVLVMRMLGELGAARPNTGTFSAYSRQAFGQWAGFSTGWLYWFMLVMVMGAEITGAGAFIGNWFGVDGWIPALVCVIIFTFINMAKVRGFGEFEYWFAFIKVAVIIFFLVVGVLLIFGLLPGHPMVGFEHVRESGFAPNGVGGIAAGLLAVAFAFGGIEIVTIAAAESENPSRAIATAVRSVILRISVFYLGSVLVIIFLLPYSTLGQAEGAADSPFTRVLAQADIPGVVGFMEIIITLALLSAFNAQIYATSRVIYAMSKEGDGLTFFTKTNHEGVPTRAVCLSMALAYLSVALQVWGPANLIELFFNIVGGSLLVLWFMIAASEIKLRPEMEAEGTLPVKMWGYPYMSYVALIGLLALTILMLFDNSARPQVIAVGVFFAALVALSAVARRRNASAVPAK, encoded by the coding sequence ATGACGAACAATGCTTCACAGGGCGATGAATCTTCCGATTCCACCTCGCAACTGGGACATGGGTTGAAAGTTCGGCACCTCACGATGATGGGGTTGGGATCTGCCATCGGCGCAGGGCTCTTCCTTGGAACAGGCGTCGGCATTAAAGCCGCGGGACCGGCAGTCTTGATTTCCTATATCGTTGCCGGATTCCTCGTTGTTCTGGTGATGCGGATGCTGGGTGAACTCGGTGCCGCCCGCCCCAATACAGGAACATTCTCTGCATATTCCCGACAAGCTTTCGGTCAATGGGCCGGTTTCTCGACCGGCTGGTTGTACTGGTTCATGCTGGTCATGGTCATGGGCGCCGAAATCACCGGTGCCGGTGCGTTTATTGGTAATTGGTTCGGTGTCGACGGCTGGATTCCAGCGCTTGTCTGCGTCATCATCTTCACCTTCATCAACATGGCTAAAGTCCGTGGTTTCGGTGAATTCGAATACTGGTTCGCGTTTATCAAAGTCGCGGTCATTATCTTCTTCCTGGTCGTCGGCGTTCTTCTGATCTTCGGGCTTCTTCCCGGGCACCCCATGGTCGGGTTTGAGCACGTGAGGGAATCCGGTTTCGCCCCGAACGGAGTGGGCGGGATCGCTGCCGGTCTGCTGGCTGTCGCCTTCGCTTTCGGCGGCATTGAAATTGTGACCATCGCGGCTGCTGAGTCTGAGAATCCCAGCCGTGCCATCGCCACCGCTGTGCGCTCGGTTATTTTGCGCATCTCGGTGTTCTATCTGGGATCTGTGCTGGTCATAATCTTCCTGCTTCCCTATTCGACCTTGGGCCAAGCAGAAGGCGCTGCCGATTCCCCCTTCACTCGCGTCCTCGCCCAAGCCGATATCCCCGGTGTCGTTGGGTTCATGGAAATAATCATCACGTTGGCGCTGCTCTCGGCATTTAACGCGCAGATTTACGCAACCTCCCGCGTGATTTACGCCATGTCCAAAGAGGGCGACGGCCTGACATTCTTCACCAAGACGAACCACGAGGGCGTCCCCACACGCGCGGTGTGCCTCTCCATGGCGCTGGCCTACTTGTCCGTGGCGCTTCAGGTCTGGGGCCCGGCGAACCTCATCGAGTTGTTCTTCAACATCGTCGGCGGTTCGCTCTTGGTGCTCTGGTTCATGATCGCCGCTTCAGAGATCAAGCTGCGGCCCGAAATGGAAGCAGAAGGCACACTCCCCGTGAAAATGTGGGGATATCCGTACATGAGTTATGTCGCGCTGATTGGTCTGCTGGCTTTGACTATTCTCATGCTTTTCGACAACTCAGCGCGCCCACAAGTCATCGCGGTTGGCGTCTTCTTCGCCGCACTGGTTGCCTTGTCGGCCGTCGCCCGTCGTCGGAATGCGTCGGCGGTTCCCGCGAAGTAG